In Pseudomonas sp. p1(2021b), the genomic window GCGTACCGCCGGTGAAGTCCAGGCCGAAGTTCAGGCCCTTGTGCCACCAGCTGAACAGCGCCAGGACGGTGAGGAGCACGGTGATGGCGAACGCGACATTGCGCACGCCCATGAAGTTGATGGTTTTCATCGCAGCTCCCTCAAACCCACAGCTTCTTGATGTCACGCCCGCCACAGGTCAGGTTGACCAGTGCACGGGTCACCATGACGGCGGTGAACATCGAGGTGAAAATCCCGAGGGACATGGTGACCGCGAAGCCCTTGACCGGGCCGGTACCCATGGCGAAGAGGATGCCGCCGACCAGCAGGGTGGTCAGGTTGGCATCGACGATCGCCGAGTAGGCGCGGTTGAAGCCCTCGTGGATGGCGCGCTGCACCGACATGCCGGCGGCGATCTCTTCGCGGATACGCGAGAAGATCAGCACGTTGGCGTCCACCGCCATACCCATGGTCAACACGATACCGGCGATGCCCGGCAGGGTCAGGGTGGCGCCCAGCAGCGACATCAGCGCCAGCAGCAGGACCATGTTGCCCGCCAGGGCGATGGTGGCCAGCACGCCGAAGGCGCGGTAGATGGCGATGATGAACAGCGAGACGAACAGCATGCCCCACAGGGACGCGTCGATACCCTTGGTGATGTTGTCGGCACCCAGGCTCGGGCCGATGGTGCGTTCTTCGGCGAAGTACATCGGTGCGGCCAGGCCACCGGCGCGCAGCAGCAAGGCAAGCTCGGACGACTCGCCCTGGCCGTTCAGGCCGGTGATGCGGAACTGGCTGCCCAGCGGCGACTGGATGGTCGCCAGGCTGATGATCTTCTTCTCTTCCTTGAAGGTCTGGATCGCCACGTCCTTCTCGACGCCATCGACCACTTGCTTCTCGTAGCGGGTCATCGGCTTCTGCTCGATGAAGATCACCGCCATGCTGCGGCCGACGTTGCTGCGGGTGGCGCGGCTCATCAGCTCGCCACCGTGGCCGTCCAGGCGAATATTGACCTGCGGACGGCCATGCTCGTCGAAGCTGGCCTGGGCGTCGGTCACCTGGTCACCGGTGATGATCAGGCCACGCTCGACCGCGGCGGAACGGCCGCCTTCGCGGAACTCGAAGACCTCGGTGGTGGCCTTGGAGGCACCCGGCTCGGCACCGAAACGGAACTCCAGGTTGGCGGTCTTGCCCAGGATACGCTTGGCTTCGGCGGTGTCCTGCACGCCTGGCAGCTCGACCACGATACGGTTGGCGCCCTGGCGCTGGACCAGCGGCTCGGCCACGCCCAGCTCGTTGACCCGGTTGCGCACGGTGGTCAGGTTCTGCTTGATCGAGTATTCGCGGATCTCGGTCACTTTCGCCGGGGTCAGCGCCAGACGCAGCACGGCGAGCTCGTTGCGCTCGGTGGTGGTCAGGTCGAAATCATTGAAATTCTTGCGGATCAGGCTACGGGCCTGCTCGCGGGTGGCATCGTCGGCGAAGCCCAGCATGATGCCGCCATCCTGCTGGGGCAGGCTGCGGTAGCGGACGCGCTCTTTGCGCAGCAAGGTCTTGACCTCGCCTTCGTAGACTTTCATGCGGGCACTCATGGCCTTGTCCATGTCCACTTCCAGCAGGAAGTGCACACCACCGGACAGGTCCAGGCCCAGTTTCATCGGGCTTGCGCCCAGGTTGCGCAGCCATTGCGGGGTGGTCTGGGCCAGGTTCAGGGCCACGACGTAATCATCGCCCAGTGCCTTGCGCACCACATCCTTGGCCGGGAGCTGGTCTTCCTGGTTGGTCAGGCGCACCAGCGCACTGCCCTTCTCGCCCAGGCTGCCGCCCTTGACGGCGATACCGGCATCGGTCAGCGCCTTGGTGGCGCGGTCCAGGTCGGCCTGGCTCACGTGCAGCGCGGAGCTCGCACCGCTGATCTGCACCGCCGGGTCATCCGGGTAGAGGTTGGGAGCGGAATAAATAAAGCCGATCGCCAGTACCACCAGGATCAGCAGGTATTTCCACAGAGGGTATTTGTTCAGCATCACGCCGCCCGTTCAAGACGCGGGGCGCGTTGCGCGCCCCGACTGGAAAAGAAAACCGGTAACTCAGATAGCCTTGAGCGTACCTTTTGGCAGGGTCGCAGCCACGGCGCCCTTCTGGAACTTCAGCTCGACGTTGTCGGACACTTCCAGGACCACGAAGTCGTCGGCCACTTTGACGATCTTGCCAGCGATGCCGCCGTTGGTGACAACTTCGTCACCTTTTTGCAAGTTGCTCAGCAGGTTCTTCTGCTCCTTGGCACGCTTGGCCTGCGGGCGCCAGATCATCAGGTAGAAGATGACCAGGAAACCGACCAGGAAGATCCATTCGAAGCCGGTACCGGCTGGGCCGGCGGCAGGGGCAGCAGCGTCCGCGTAGGCGGCGGGAATCAGAAAGCTCATTGGGCACTCCAGTTGCTATAAGTTTATAAGTGCAAACAGTCAGTCCAAGGGCGGCACGGGCAGCCCGCGCTTGGCGTAGAAGGCGTCGACAAAGGCGGCCAATTTACCTTGTTGAATAGCCTCGCGTAAACCGGCCATCAAGCGCTGGTAATGGCGCAAGTTGTGGATGGTATTCAGCATGCTGCTCAACATTTCGCCACATTTATCCAGGTGATGGAGATAGGCGCGGGAGAAGTTGGTGCAGGTATAGCAGTCACAGGTCGGATCCAGCGGCGAATCATCATGGCGATGGAACGCGTTGCGGATCTTGATCACCCCGGTATCGACGAACAGATGGCCGTTGCGCGCATTGCGCGTGGGCATCACGCAGTCGAACATGTCGACGCCGCGGCGCACACCCTCTACAAGATCCTCGGGTTTGCCTACCCCCATAAGGTAACGAGGTTTGTCAGCGGGCATCTGGCCGGGCAGGTAATCCAGCACCTTGATCATCTCGTGCTTGGGCTCACCCACCGACAGGCCACCGATGGCCAGGCCGTCGAAGCCGATATTCTCCAGCGCTTCCAGCGAGCGCATGCGCAGGTCCTGGTACATACCGCCCTGGACGATACCGAACAGCGCCGCAGTGTTGTCGGCGTGGGCGTTCTTCGAGCGCTGGGCCCAGCGCAGCGACAGCTCCATCGAGGCGCGCGCCACGTCGTGCTCGGCCGGGTACGGCGTGCATTCGTCGAAGATCATCACGATGTCCGAGCCCAGGTCGCGCTGGACCTGCATGGACTCCTCCGGCCCCATGAACACCTTGGAACCGTCGACCGGCGAGGCGAAAGTCACGCCCTCTTCCTTGATCTTGCGCATGGCGCCCAGGCTGAACACCTGGAAGCCGCCGGAATCGGTGAGGATCGGGCCCTTCCACTGCATGAAATCATGCAGGCTGCCGTGCTTCTTGATCACCTCGGTGCCTGGGCGCAGCCACAGGTGGAAGGTGTTACCCAGGATGATCTCGGCGCCGATGGCCTCGATGTCGCGAGGCAGCATGCCCTTGACCGTGCCGTAGGTACCCACCGGCATGAACGCCGGGGTTTCCACCGTGCCACGGGGGAAGGTCAGGCGACCGCGACGGGCCTTGCCGTCGGTGGCCAGCAGTTCGAACGACATTCGACAGGTGCGACTCATGCTTGATCCTCGGGGCCGCGTGGCGCCGGATTGCGGGTGATGAACATGGCATCACCGTAACTGAAGAAGCGGTACCGCTGCTCGACCGCCGCCGCGTAGGCAGCCATGGTCTCGGGGTAGCCGGCGAAGGCCGAGACCAGCATCAGCAGCGTGGACTCCGGCAGGTGGAAGTTGGTGACCAGGGCATCGACTACATGGAACGGCCGGCCCGGGTAGATGAAGATGTCGGTGTCACCGCTGAAGGCCTTCAGCTGGCCGTCACGAGCGGCACTTTCCAGCGAACGCACGCTGGTGGTGCCCACCGCGATCACCCGGCCCCCTCGGGCACGGCACGCCTGGACGGCGTCGACCACGTCCTGGCTGACCTCCAGCCATTCTTTATGCATGTGGTGGTCTTCGATCTTGTCGACTCGTACCGGTTGGAAGGTACCGGCGCCCACATGCAGAGTGACGAAGGCCCGCTCGACGCCCTTGGCAGCGATCTTCTGCAGCAGCGCTTCGTCGAAGTGCAGGCCGGCGGTCGGCGCGGCCACGGCACCGGCGCGCTCGGCGTAGACAGTCTGGTAGCGCTCGCGGTCGGCGCCTTCGTCCGGGCGGTCGATGTAGGGCGGCAGCGGCATATGGCCGACACGCTCGAGCAGCGGCAGCACTTCTTCGCTGAAGCGCAGCTCGAACAGAGTCTCATGGCGCGCCACCATCTCGGCTTCGCCGCCGCCGTCGATGAGGATCTGCATGCCCGGCTTGGGCGCCTTGCTGGCGCGCACATGGGCAAGTACCCGATAGGTGTCGAGCACGCGCTCGACCAGCACTTCCAGCTTGCCGCCGGAGGCCTTCTGGCCAAACAGCCGCGCCGGAATCACCCGGGTATTGTTGAATACCATCAGATCACCGGGGCGCAGGTAATCGAGCAGGTCGGTGAACTGACGGTGCGCCAGCTCCCCGCTCGGCCCATCGAGGACCAGCAGACGGCTGCCATGGCGCTCGGCCAGGGGGTGGCGGGCGATCAGGGAATCGGGGAGTTCGAAGGAAAAATCGGCGACGCGCATGATGGTGTTCGGTTCGACAGGGTCGGAAAGTTTAGCCCAAAGAGCGAAAATTGACCATGAAACCCGATTGACCGACCCACGGAGGCTCTCTATACTGCGCCCCCACAAGCCCTGATGGCGGAATTGGTAGACGCGGCGGATTCAAAATCCGTTTTCGAAAGGAGTGGGAGTTCGAGTCTCCCTCGGGGCACCAAGATCCGAAAGAAACCGACCTTATGGTCGGTTTTTTTATGCCTGGGATTTGAAAGGCCATGGCGCCGTCTCTGTAGGAGCGGGCTTGCCCCGCGATTGGCCAGGCCTGGAAACGTGCCGGCATGGCAAGGGCTTCGCCCTTGATCGCGGGACAAGCCCGCTCCTACAGGGTATGCGCGACTACTTCAAATTTTCAGATTTTCCGTATTCCCGCATCAATTCGCTTTTATGGCGGTTGTACGTGGGGCGCCTTCGGGCGCGCCGAGTGCCTAGCTTCCTCGGTCTGTCAACCCGCGTACTGCCGCCACCCTCTTGTTTGACAGCAAATGGTGGTGGCGCCTTCTCGAAGCTAGGAGACCACCATGTTAAAGATCGTCCCCGACCCACCCTACCCCACCGAACTCGCCCATTCGCTCGAAGACATTCTGATGCAGACCTCCGAATACCTGGTTTGCGCTCTCTCCATCGCCCAGCAGAACACCCTCTCCCATCAGGCCTCATCCGCTCAGGCACTGACCCTGGCCACGATGCACGAGATCGAGGCGGCTCGCGGCATGGTGGAAATGGCGCTGAGCAAGGTTCAGGTACGCCACTGACAAGGAGCATGACGATGACAAGCAAGACAGTAGGCGTGACCTGCTTTGGCTACGGCACGGGTGATGCGCCTTTGTTTCGGGTGGAACCGGGACAGGACGCGATCCTCGCGTTGGACCAGGCCTCGGCGATGCTGCAGTGCGTGCGGCGAATGACGCTGCTGGCGGCGACCGATGGCGAGGCGGACCTCGGCTGGGCGGCGCATCTGCTCAGCGACATGGCCAAGGCGATCATGGATGACGTGGAGGTTGGGCGCCAGCGCGCACAGCCATAGGCCCATCACCGGATAAGCCCGCTCTGATTGAACGATGCATAGCCCTTTGATCCGCAGAGCCTTTGGGGCGGGCTTATCCCGCGATTGGCCAGGCCTGGAAACGCGCCGGCATGGCAAGGGCTTCGCCCTTGATCGCGGGGCAAGCCCGCTCCTACAGGGGGACAGTGCAAGGGCACGCATTCGCCTTCGATCAAGCTGATCTTCTCAACACGGGATAACGGCACACAGGCACTCAAGTTCAACGATGTATCCTTGAAGTGAGCCCCACTGATCCAAGGCATACCCCATGAAGCTGACACACCGCCCCGTGCGCCACGACGATATCGCCGCCATCTGCTGTTTCCCGCAAGGTGCGGATGAGCTGTTCTATATGTTCCCCAAGGCCACCTACCCACTCACGCCGGACCAACTGAGCGATGCCATTGCCCAGCGCAGCGGGTCGACGGTGATCGAAGGGGATGGCGTAGTGCTGGGCTTTGCCAATTTCTACAAGGCCGACCACGGTGGCGTATGTGCATTGGGCAACGTGGTGGTCGCTCCGGCCGCCCGTGGCCATGGCGTAGCACGCTACCTGGTGCAGTGCATGATCGACTTGGCCCGCGAACAGTTCGCCGCGCGCGAGGTGTGGGTGTCGTGCTTCAACCACAACACGGCGGGGCTGCTGCTTTATCCGCAGTTGGGGTTCGTCCCGTTTGGTATCGAGGAACGGCAGGCACCGGACGGCAGCCGGGTCGCGCTGGTACAGATGAGTCAAACGCTCATATGAGCACCTACGTCAGCGCGATACGAAATGGGGTCGTGCCAAAAGGTCGATTCCCAACGCACGGACCACCCTCAGAACAGTATCGAAGCGAGGCTTAGCACCTGGCGTTAGCGCCTTGTAAAGGCTTTCACGACCCAGGCCGCTGTCTGCTGCGATCTTGGACATTCCCCGCGCCCTGGCGATATGCCCGAGTGCACGAATGATCTCATCGCTGTCACCATCGGCCAGCACCTGGCTCAGGTATTCACTGATGGCCTCATCGCTGTCC contains:
- the secD gene encoding protein translocase subunit SecD encodes the protein MLNKYPLWKYLLILVVLAIGFIYSAPNLYPDDPAVQISGASSALHVSQADLDRATKALTDAGIAVKGGSLGEKGSALVRLTNQEDQLPAKDVVRKALGDDYVVALNLAQTTPQWLRNLGASPMKLGLDLSGGVHFLLEVDMDKAMSARMKVYEGEVKTLLRKERVRYRSLPQQDGGIMLGFADDATREQARSLIRKNFNDFDLTTTERNELAVLRLALTPAKVTEIREYSIKQNLTTVRNRVNELGVAEPLVQRQGANRIVVELPGVQDTAEAKRILGKTANLEFRFGAEPGASKATTEVFEFREGGRSAAVERGLIITGDQVTDAQASFDEHGRPQVNIRLDGHGGELMSRATRSNVGRSMAVIFIEQKPMTRYEKQVVDGVEKDVAIQTFKEEKKIISLATIQSPLGSQFRITGLNGQGESSELALLLRAGGLAAPMYFAEERTIGPSLGADNITKGIDASLWGMLFVSLFIIAIYRAFGVLATIALAGNMVLLLALMSLLGATLTLPGIAGIVLTMGMAVDANVLIFSRIREEIAAGMSVQRAIHEGFNRAYSAIVDANLTTLLVGGILFAMGTGPVKGFAVTMSLGIFTSMFTAVMVTRALVNLTCGGRDIKKLWV
- the yajC gene encoding preprotein translocase subunit YajC — its product is MSFLIPAAYADAAAPAAGPAGTGFEWIFLVGFLVIFYLMIWRPQAKRAKEQKNLLSNLQKGDEVVTNGGIAGKIVKVADDFVVLEVSDNVELKFQKGAVAATLPKGTLKAI
- the tgt gene encoding tRNA guanosine(34) transglycosylase Tgt; the protein is MSFELLATDGKARRGRLTFPRGTVETPAFMPVGTYGTVKGMLPRDIEAIGAEIILGNTFHLWLRPGTEVIKKHGSLHDFMQWKGPILTDSGGFQVFSLGAMRKIKEEGVTFASPVDGSKVFMGPEESMQVQRDLGSDIVMIFDECTPYPAEHDVARASMELSLRWAQRSKNAHADNTAALFGIVQGGMYQDLRMRSLEALENIGFDGLAIGGLSVGEPKHEMIKVLDYLPGQMPADKPRYLMGVGKPEDLVEGVRRGVDMFDCVMPTRNARNGHLFVDTGVIKIRNAFHRHDDSPLDPTCDCYTCTNFSRAYLHHLDKCGEMLSSMLNTIHNLRHYQRLMAGLREAIQQGKLAAFVDAFYAKRGLPVPPLD
- the queA gene encoding tRNA preQ1(34) S-adenosylmethionine ribosyltransferase-isomerase QueA; its protein translation is MRVADFSFELPDSLIARHPLAERHGSRLLVLDGPSGELAHRQFTDLLDYLRPGDLMVFNNTRVIPARLFGQKASGGKLEVLVERVLDTYRVLAHVRASKAPKPGMQILIDGGGEAEMVARHETLFELRFSEEVLPLLERVGHMPLPPYIDRPDEGADRERYQTVYAERAGAVAAPTAGLHFDEALLQKIAAKGVERAFVTLHVGAGTFQPVRVDKIEDHHMHKEWLEVSQDVVDAVQACRARGGRVIAVGTTSVRSLESAARDGQLKAFSGDTDIFIYPGRPFHVVDALVTNFHLPESTLLMLVSAFAGYPETMAAYAAAVEQRYRFFSYGDAMFITRNPAPRGPEDQA
- a CDS encoding DUF3077 domain-containing protein; its protein translation is MTSKTVGVTCFGYGTGDAPLFRVEPGQDAILALDQASAMLQCVRRMTLLAATDGEADLGWAAHLLSDMAKAIMDDVEVGRQRAQP
- a CDS encoding GNAT family N-acetyltransferase produces the protein MKLTHRPVRHDDIAAICCFPQGADELFYMFPKATYPLTPDQLSDAIAQRSGSTVIEGDGVVLGFANFYKADHGGVCALGNVVVAPAARGHGVARYLVQCMIDLAREQFAAREVWVSCFNHNTAGLLLYPQLGFVPFGIEERQAPDGSRVALVQMSQTLI
- a CDS encoding addiction module antidote protein, translated to MKEKLIPFDMATLLDSDEAISEYLSQVLADGDSDEIIRALGHIARARGMSKIAADSGLGRESLYKALTPGAKPRFDTVLRVVRALGIDLLARPHFVSR